In Halorubrum sp. BV1, the following proteins share a genomic window:
- a CDS encoding 50S ribosomal protein L15e has product MARSFYSHIKEAWRSPKEGKLAELQWQRKQEWRDEGAIERIERPTRLDKARELGYKAKQGVIVARVSVRKGGSRKQRFKAGRRSKRQGVNRLSRRKSIQRIAEERASRKYRNLRVLNSYWVGEDGSQKWHEVILVDPAHPAIENDDDLSWITSDDHKGRAFRGLTSAGTKGRGQRTRGKGTEKTRPSVSSNGRQGK; this is encoded by the coding sequence ATGGCACGAAGTTTCTACTCGCACATCAAGGAGGCATGGCGGTCCCCCAAGGAGGGGAAGCTCGCGGAACTGCAGTGGCAGCGCAAACAGGAGTGGCGCGACGAGGGGGCCATAGAGCGCATCGAGCGCCCCACGCGACTCGACAAGGCTCGCGAACTCGGCTACAAGGCCAAACAGGGCGTCATCGTCGCCCGCGTGAGCGTCCGCAAGGGCGGCTCGCGCAAACAGCGGTTCAAGGCCGGGCGTCGCTCGAAGCGGCAGGGCGTCAACCGCCTCTCGCGGCGCAAGTCGATCCAGCGCATCGCCGAGGAGCGCGCCTCGCGGAAGTACCGCAACCTCCGCGTGCTCAACTCTTACTGGGTCGGCGAAGACGGCTCCCAGAAGTGGCACGAAGTCATCCTCGTCGATCCCGCCCACCCGGCGATCGAGAACGACGACGACCTGAGTTGGATCACGTCCGACGACCACAAGGGTCGGGCATTCCGCGGACTCACCTCGGCCGGCACCAAGGGCCGCGGTCAGCGCACGCGCGGAAAAGGCACCGAGAAGACCCGCCCGAGCGTCTCCAGTAACGGTCGGCAGGGCAAGTAG
- a CDS encoding cupin domain-containing protein: MGYDTTTYDDVEPRAPGMYFLRDALDCERLGVTVVEADDGWDGLEHDHAEDGHEEVYVLIHGEATLTVDGDPVDLGPGDAVRVDADSTRDLSFSADGSKMIIAGAP; the protein is encoded by the coding sequence ATGGGATACGACACGACCACCTACGACGACGTCGAACCGCGCGCGCCCGGCATGTACTTCCTCCGCGACGCGCTCGACTGTGAGCGTCTCGGTGTAACCGTCGTCGAAGCGGACGACGGGTGGGACGGACTGGAGCACGACCACGCCGAGGACGGCCACGAAGAGGTGTACGTGTTGATCCACGGCGAGGCGACGCTCACGGTCGACGGCGACCCCGTCGACCTCGGCCCCGGTGACGCGGTGCGCGTCGACGCCGACTCGACGCGTGACCTCTCTTTTTCTGCCGACGGCTCGAAGATGATCATCGCCGGCGCGCCCTGA
- the dnaJ gene encoding molecular chaperone DnaJ: protein MSEDFYDVLGVSRDASEDEIKQAYRKQAAKHHPDVSDDEDAEERFKKIQKAKEVLTDDEKRRQYDQLGHDRFTEADKRGATGGGGPGGAGGPFGGAGGAGGAGGFEDIFNQFFGGGRGGGGGPNNRPRQGRDLKTGLEITLEEAFEGATKQVTLTRPTTCDTCEGAGHPPDADVETCPQCNGRGQVQQVQQTPLGRVQQTSTCPRCEGTGELYSEDCADCGGDGVVQEEATLSVEIPPGIRSGQSLRMEREGAPGENGGPNGDLLIEVDVDVGDRFERDGDDLHVSEAISFPQAVFGDTIEIETVDGSVEMDVPAGTQSGETFRLQDKGMPRLRRRGRGDLYVQVGVVIPESLNDEQREALEAFAEAGGEDIDVGGGFFEKLKSSF from the coding sequence ATGAGCGAAGACTTCTACGACGTCTTGGGCGTGTCGCGGGACGCCAGCGAAGACGAGATCAAACAGGCGTACCGCAAGCAGGCCGCCAAACACCACCCAGACGTCAGCGACGACGAGGACGCCGAAGAGCGGTTCAAGAAGATACAGAAGGCAAAAGAGGTGCTCACGGACGACGAGAAGCGCCGTCAGTACGACCAGCTCGGCCACGACAGGTTCACCGAGGCCGACAAGCGCGGTGCGACGGGCGGCGGTGGCCCCGGTGGGGCGGGCGGTCCGTTCGGTGGGGCCGGCGGCGCGGGCGGAGCCGGCGGCTTCGAGGACATCTTCAACCAGTTCTTCGGCGGCGGTCGCGGCGGCGGTGGCGGTCCCAACAACCGCCCCCGACAGGGACGCGACCTCAAGACGGGGCTCGAGATCACGCTCGAGGAGGCGTTCGAGGGCGCGACCAAACAGGTCACGCTCACCCGTCCGACGACCTGTGACACCTGTGAGGGCGCGGGTCATCCGCCAGACGCCGACGTCGAGACCTGCCCGCAGTGTAACGGCCGCGGACAGGTCCAGCAGGTTCAGCAGACGCCGCTCGGTCGCGTCCAACAGACCTCAACGTGTCCCCGGTGTGAGGGGACCGGCGAACTGTACAGCGAGGACTGTGCGGACTGCGGCGGCGACGGGGTCGTCCAAGAGGAGGCGACGCTCTCAGTGGAGATCCCGCCCGGCATCCGCTCCGGACAGAGCCTACGGATGGAGCGCGAGGGCGCGCCCGGCGAGAACGGCGGGCCGAACGGCGACCTGCTGATCGAAGTCGACGTCGACGTGGGCGACCGCTTCGAGCGCGACGGCGACGACTTACATGTGAGCGAGGCGATATCGTTCCCGCAGGCCGTCTTCGGCGACACGATCGAAATCGAGACGGTCGACGGTAGCGTCGAGATGGACGTCCCCGCAGGCACGCAAAGCGGGGAGACGTTCCGGCTGCAGGACAAAGGAATGCCTCGGCTGCGACGCCGCGGTCGCGGCGACCTCTACGTACAGGTCGGCGTGGTGATCCCCGAGTCGCTCAACGACGAGCAGCGCGAGGCGCTGGAGGCGTTCGCCGAGGCCGGCGGCGAGGACATCGACGTCGGCGGCGGCTTCTTCGAGAAGCTGAAGAGTTCCTTCTAG
- the dnaK gene encoding molecular chaperone DnaK — protein sequence MASNKILGIDLGTTNSAFAVMEGDEPEIIANAEGDRTTPSVVAFADDDERLVGKPAKNQAVQNPDRTIQSIKRHMGEDDYTVEIGDDEYTPEQVSAMILQKIKRDAEEYLGDDVEKAVITVPAYFNDKQRQATKDAGEIAGFDVERIVNEPTAASMAYGLDDESDQTVLVYDLGGGTFDVSVLDLGGGVYEVVATNGDNDLGGDDWDEALIDHLADEFENDHGIDLREDRQALQRLKDAAEEAKIELSSKKETTVNLPFITATDSGPVHLEQSVTRATFENLTGDLLERTVGPTEQALSDAGYDKGDIDEVILVGGSTRMPQVQEKVEELVGQEPKKNVNPDEAVALGAAVQGGVLSGDVDDIVLLDVTPLSLGIEVKGGLFERLIEKNTTIPTEESKVFTTAADNQTSVNVRVFQGEREIAEENELLGAFQLSGIPPAPAGTPQIEVSFNIDENGIVNVEAEDQGSGNAESITIEGGVGLSDEEIEEMQEEAEKHAEEDEARRERIEARNEAETSIQRAETLLEENEEELDADLIDDIEAAIEDVEETLEDEDAETEELESVTEALSEELQEIGKQMYQEQAAQAGPGGAGGAAGGPGGMGGMGGAGGPGGAGPGGAADADDEEYVDADFEDVDGDEDEDDE from the coding sequence ATGGCGAGCAACAAGATTCTCGGTATCGACCTCGGTACCACCAACTCCGCCTTCGCGGTCATGGAGGGCGACGAGCCCGAGATCATCGCGAACGCGGAGGGCGACCGGACCACGCCGTCCGTCGTCGCGTTCGCCGACGACGACGAGCGACTCGTCGGGAAGCCGGCCAAGAATCAAGCCGTCCAGAACCCGGACCGCACGATCCAGTCGATCAAGCGGCACATGGGCGAGGACGACTATACCGTCGAGATCGGCGACGACGAGTACACGCCGGAGCAGGTCTCGGCGATGATCCTCCAGAAAATCAAACGCGACGCGGAGGAGTATCTCGGCGACGACGTCGAGAAGGCCGTGATCACGGTCCCCGCGTACTTCAACGACAAGCAGCGGCAGGCGACGAAGGACGCCGGCGAGATCGCCGGATTCGACGTCGAGCGCATCGTCAACGAGCCGACCGCGGCCTCGATGGCATACGGCCTCGACGACGAGTCCGACCAGACCGTCCTCGTGTACGACCTCGGTGGCGGCACGTTCGACGTCTCCGTCCTCGATCTCGGCGGCGGCGTCTACGAGGTCGTCGCCACGAACGGGGACAACGACCTCGGCGGCGACGACTGGGACGAGGCGCTCATCGACCACCTCGCAGATGAGTTCGAAAACGACCACGGGATCGACCTCCGCGAGGACCGACAGGCGCTCCAGCGGCTGAAAGACGCCGCAGAGGAGGCGAAGATCGAACTGTCGAGCAAGAAGGAGACGACGGTCAACCTCCCCTTCATCACCGCGACCGACAGCGGCCCGGTCCACCTCGAACAGTCCGTGACGCGCGCAACGTTCGAGAACCTCACGGGCGATCTGTTAGAGCGCACCGTCGGTCCGACGGAGCAGGCGCTTTCGGACGCCGGCTACGACAAAGGCGACATCGACGAGGTCATCCTCGTGGGCGGTTCCACCCGGATGCCGCAGGTCCAAGAGAAGGTCGAGGAACTGGTCGGTCAGGAGCCGAAAAAGAACGTCAACCCCGACGAGGCGGTCGCGCTCGGCGCGGCGGTCCAGGGCGGCGTCCTCTCCGGCGACGTCGACGATATCGTTCTGCTCGACGTGACGCCGCTCTCGCTCGGCATCGAAGTGAAGGGCGGTCTGTTCGAGCGGCTCATCGAGAAGAACACCACGATCCCGACGGAGGAGTCGAAGGTGTTCACGACGGCCGCGGACAACCAGACGTCCGTGAACGTCCGCGTCTTCCAGGGTGAACGTGAGATCGCAGAGGAGAACGAGCTGCTCGGCGCGTTCCAGCTCTCCGGCATCCCGCCGGCACCCGCGGGAACCCCGCAGATCGAGGTCTCCTTTAACATCGACGAGAACGGCATCGTCAACGTCGAGGCGGAAGATCAGGGCTCGGGCAACGCCGAGTCGATCACCATCGAGGGCGGTGTCGGCCTCTCCGACGAGGAGATAGAAGAGATGCAAGAGGAGGCCGAAAAGCACGCCGAAGAAGACGAGGCCCGCCGCGAGCGCATCGAGGCGCGAAACGAGGCCGAGACCTCGATCCAGCGCGCCGAGACGCTCCTCGAAGAGAACGAGGAGGAGCTCGACGCGGACCTCATCGACGACATCGAGGCGGCGATCGAAGACGTCGAAGAGACGCTCGAAGACGAGGACGCAGAGACCGAGGAGCTCGAATCCGTCACCGAGGCGCTCTCAGAGGAACTCCAGGAGATCGGCAAGCAGATGTATCAAGAGCAGGCGGCACAGGCCGGTCCGGGCGGCGCTGGCGGCGCGGCCGGCGGTCCCGGCGGCATGGGCGGTATGGGCGGCGCGGGCGGCCCCGGCGGCGCGGGTCCCGGCGGTGCGGCCGACGCGGACGACGAGGAGTACGTCGATGCCGACTTCGAGGACGTCGACGGCGACGAAGACGAAGACGACGAGTAG
- the tpiA gene encoding triose-phosphate isomerase, whose product MFILVNLKAYPCDPIEVATAARDVAEASGARIAVSPQAADIARVADTGVETWGQHVSPNAHGSHTGSTLAEAVADNGAVGTLINHSENRLTLADIDGSVRAAERADLETVVCANNPAQVGAAAALSPDAVAVEPPELIGGDVSVSTADPGIVEDAVAAADAVDSDVDVFCGAGVSTGEDVIAAGDLGASGVLLASGVAKADDPEAVLEDLVSGL is encoded by the coding sequence ATGTTCATCCTGGTGAACCTCAAGGCGTATCCCTGTGATCCGATCGAGGTAGCGACGGCCGCCCGCGACGTCGCCGAGGCGTCCGGCGCGCGGATCGCGGTCTCGCCGCAGGCCGCCGACATCGCCCGCGTCGCGGACACCGGCGTCGAGACGTGGGGCCAGCACGTCTCGCCGAACGCCCACGGCTCCCACACCGGTTCGACCCTCGCCGAGGCGGTCGCCGACAACGGTGCCGTCGGCACCCTGATCAACCACTCCGAGAACCGACTCACACTCGCGGACATCGACGGCTCGGTACGCGCGGCCGAGCGCGCCGACTTGGAGACCGTCGTCTGTGCCAACAACCCCGCACAGGTCGGTGCGGCCGCGGCACTCTCACCCGACGCCGTCGCCGTCGAGCCGCCGGAACTCATCGGCGGCGACGTCTCCGTCTCGACTGCGGACCCGGGGATAGTCGAGGACGCGGTCGCGGCCGCTGACGCGGTCGACTCCGACGTGGACGTGTTCTGCGGCGCTGGCGTCTCGACAGGCGAGGACGTGATCGCCGCCGGCGACCTCGGTGCCTCGGGCGTCCTGCTCGCCTCGGGCGTCGCCAAGGCCGACGACCCGGAGGCGGTGCTCGAAGACCTCGTCAGCGGGCTCTGA
- a CDS encoding DICT sensory domain-containing protein, protein MSLIELIAGVEAHEATLTVYNADATDADALRDHFADRNIRIVDERSAAGPEAFAVLARDGEFVTAVGVDELLPGSGPPGGGDGDRDAVGSRRGGTRAGGAVLDHLDETMFTSYSRADMVAASREIEDRAWRVGDGELHAGFQTLDVLTGETDTYDVLGEKTDLDVHAYAADEGNAPDVEHYTVHVGRTAEIRETWFVAYDGGGLDEAKCALLAEERASGEFYGFWSYDPETVDEIIDYLTEEYGPAADEARETGESDDTGESDDTGRNR, encoded by the coding sequence ATGTCCCTCATCGAGCTCATCGCGGGCGTGGAAGCTCACGAGGCCACGCTTACCGTCTACAACGCCGACGCCACGGACGCGGACGCGCTCCGGGATCACTTCGCGGACCGGAACATCCGGATCGTCGACGAACGGAGCGCCGCTGGGCCGGAGGCGTTCGCCGTCTTGGCTCGGGACGGCGAGTTCGTCACCGCGGTCGGCGTCGACGAACTCCTTCCCGGGTCCGGTCCGCCCGGAGGCGGTGACGGCGACAGAGACGCCGTCGGGTCGCGACGCGGCGGGACGCGGGCCGGAGGCGCGGTCCTCGATCACCTCGACGAAACGATGTTCACCTCGTACTCGCGGGCGGACATGGTTGCGGCCTCCCGCGAGATCGAAGACCGCGCGTGGCGCGTCGGCGACGGCGAACTCCACGCGGGGTTCCAGACGCTCGACGTGCTCACCGGCGAGACGGACACCTACGACGTGCTCGGCGAGAAGACGGACCTCGACGTGCACGCGTACGCGGCCGACGAGGGGAACGCGCCGGACGTCGAGCACTACACGGTCCACGTCGGCCGCACGGCCGAGATCCGCGAGACGTGGTTCGTCGCCTACGACGGCGGCGGACTCGACGAGGCGAAGTGCGCGCTCCTCGCCGAAGAGCGCGCGTCCGGAGAGTTCTACGGGTTCTGGAGCTACGATCCGGAGACGGTAGACGAGATCATCGACTACCTGACGGAGGAGTACGGGCCGGCGGCCGACGAGGCGCGCGAAACCGGCGAGAGCGACGACACCGGCGAGAGCGACGACACCGGCCGAAACCGGTAG
- a CDS encoding multiprotein bridging factor aMBF1, translating into MPQCEMCGAEQASLTTTKVEGAELELCSSCTDFGTEVRDESTSSGGSKYSTSSDTGTSSSSSSSSSSSSGQSTRPRDMFDDMDEIATDYDERIRAARESSGLSQEELADQLNEKASLIRKLERGDTLPTDEVQRKLERALDISLVEGQSVDDADWDSGDAGTMTLGDVVKRKD; encoded by the coding sequence ATGCCCCAGTGTGAGATGTGTGGTGCCGAGCAGGCCTCGCTGACGACAACGAAGGTCGAAGGCGCTGAGCTGGAGCTTTGCAGTTCGTGCACGGACTTCGGTACGGAGGTCCGCGACGAGTCCACGAGCTCCGGCGGCAGCAAGTACTCCACGAGTTCAGACACCGGGACGTCGTCGTCGTCCTCGTCGTCCTCGTCGTCTTCGTCCGGACAGTCGACCCGTCCCCGAGACATGTTCGACGACATGGACGAGATCGCGACGGACTACGACGAACGCATCCGTGCGGCCCGCGAATCAAGCGGCCTGAGCCAGGAGGAGCTCGCCGACCAGCTCAACGAGAAGGCGAGCCTCATCCGGAAACTCGAACGCGGCGACACCCTCCCCACGGACGAGGTCCAGCGCAAGCTCGAACGCGCGCTCGACATCTCGCTCGTCGAGGGACAGTCAGTCGACGACGCCGACTGGGACTCCGGTGACGCGGGGACCATGACGCTCGGCGACGTGGTCAAGCGAAAAGACTGA
- a CDS encoding low molecular weight phosphatase family protein: MTHQSEQPTHRVAFVCVQNAGRSQMAAAFAERERDRRDAADRIEIVTGGTRPADHVHDVVVEAMAELDIDLRDRTPREVTPDELHAMDLVVTMGCSASDVCPAAWNGESRDWGLDDPDDKPVEAVRAIRDEIDDRVVALFDEIVSETPSAE; the protein is encoded by the coding sequence GTGACTCACCAGAGCGAGCAGCCGACTCACCGAGTCGCGTTTGTCTGCGTCCAGAACGCCGGGCGGAGCCAGATGGCGGCCGCGTTCGCCGAGCGCGAGCGCGACCGACGCGACGCGGCCGACCGGATCGAGATCGTGACAGGTGGGACGCGGCCTGCCGATCACGTCCACGACGTCGTCGTCGAGGCGATGGCGGAACTGGACATCGACCTGCGCGATCGAACGCCGCGAGAGGTGACGCCCGACGAGCTACATGCGATGGATCTCGTCGTCACGATGGGCTGTTCGGCCTCCGACGTCTGCCCGGCGGCGTGGAACGGCGAGAGCCGCGACTGGGGGCTCGACGACCCGGACGATAAGCCCGTCGAGGCGGTCCGAGCGATCCGTGACGAGATCGACGACCGCGTCGTCGCCCTGTTCGACGAGATCGTCTCTGAGACGCCGTCCGCGGAGTGA
- the leuS gene encoding leucine--tRNA ligase, whose amino-acid sequence MSHEGYDHTAVEERWQAAWAEADAYRTPDEVDDPTYVLGMYPYPSGKLHMGHVRNYTITDAYARYRRMRGDDVLHPMGWDAFGLPAENAAKERDTNPRDWTFDCIDTMRGQMRSMGFGYDWDREITTCVPEYYEWNQWLFSRFADADLVERRDAEVNWCPSCETVLADEQVEGDAELCWRCDTPVETRDLDQWFLKITEYADELLESIDDLEGWPNSVRQMQRNWIGRQYGTTLDFEIEEHGPVEAFTTRVDTIHGATFFALAPDHPISEELAEADDAVRRFIEEEADPDGDEPNGVETGLTATNPATGEEIPVFVADFVLSDVGTGALMAVPGHDERDHAFAEKMGVDIEPVVAPEPDDWDGETVPDAPDVSDEPFTDDGVLVNSGAYSGLDSETARERLTDDIESAAESTQYQLRDWGISRQRYWGTPIPIVHCDDCGPVSVPDEDLPVELPEFINTTGNPLDAAETWKQTTCPECGAQATRETDTMDTFVDSSWYFLRYVSPDLADAPFDLDRANDWMPVDQYVGGIEHAVMHLLYSRFFTKVLADEEGLAHREPFTNLLAQGMVQLDGEKMSKSKGNTVSPQRIVEEYGADTARLFMMQAAQPERDFDWSEEGVKSTHRFLARLSDLVEEYAAGDVETAGADVVEPGDAANATDLPPDRETIDEYVAGETDAAVAIAGDEYDDLTFNVALREAQDLVGTLRSYREHAEPHPAVYERGLDVAVRLLAPVAPHLAEELWETLGRDGLVVDADWPTATADRETVERRRRLVANTREDVRDIVDVAGIDDPERIDVVVAPDWKYDALDIALDSDADNLISELMQESHIREQGDAAADYGQDLQANREALRETLAGDDEYDALRAAAWLIEREFDAPVRVERAADADESIVRKAEPGRPAIDITE is encoded by the coding sequence ATGTCTCACGAGGGTTACGACCACACCGCGGTCGAAGAACGGTGGCAGGCGGCTTGGGCGGAGGCCGACGCGTACCGGACGCCGGACGAGGTTGACGACCCCACCTACGTGCTGGGGATGTACCCGTACCCGTCCGGGAAACTCCACATGGGGCACGTCCGCAACTACACGATCACGGACGCGTACGCCCGGTACCGCAGAATGCGCGGCGACGACGTGCTCCATCCGATGGGGTGGGACGCGTTCGGCCTCCCGGCCGAGAACGCCGCGAAGGAGCGCGACACCAACCCCCGCGACTGGACGTTCGACTGCATCGACACGATGCGCGGACAGATGCGGTCGATGGGGTTCGGCTACGACTGGGACCGGGAGATCACCACCTGTGTCCCCGAGTACTACGAGTGGAACCAGTGGCTGTTCTCCCGGTTCGCCGACGCGGATCTCGTCGAGCGGCGCGATGCCGAAGTGAACTGGTGTCCCTCCTGTGAGACCGTCCTCGCGGACGAACAGGTCGAGGGCGACGCCGAGCTGTGCTGGCGGTGTGACACGCCCGTCGAGACCCGCGACCTCGACCAGTGGTTCCTGAAGATCACCGAGTACGCGGACGAACTGCTGGAATCGATCGACGACCTCGAAGGCTGGCCGAACTCGGTGCGCCAGATGCAGCGCAACTGGATCGGCCGGCAGTACGGGACGACGCTCGACTTCGAAATCGAGGAGCACGGCCCCGTCGAGGCGTTCACGACTCGGGTGGACACGATCCACGGCGCGACGTTCTTCGCGCTCGCCCCCGATCACCCAATAAGCGAGGAACTGGCCGAAGCGGACGACGCAGTCCGCCGCTTCATCGAGGAGGAGGCCGATCCCGACGGCGACGAGCCGAACGGCGTCGAGACCGGTCTCACCGCCACCAACCCCGCCACGGGCGAGGAGATCCCCGTCTTCGTCGCCGACTTCGTGCTCTCCGACGTGGGGACGGGCGCGCTGATGGCCGTGCCGGGCCACGACGAGCGTGACCACGCCTTCGCCGAGAAGATGGGCGTCGACATCGAGCCGGTCGTCGCGCCCGAACCCGACGACTGGGACGGCGAGACGGTCCCGGACGCGCCAGACGTGAGCGACGAGCCGTTCACGGACGACGGCGTGCTCGTCAACTCCGGCGCGTACAGCGGTCTCGACAGTGAGACGGCGCGCGAGCGGCTGACAGACGACATCGAGAGCGCCGCGGAGAGCACCCAGTACCAGCTCCGAGACTGGGGGATCTCCCGCCAGCGCTACTGGGGCACGCCGATCCCTATCGTGCACTGTGACGACTGCGGCCCCGTGTCGGTACCCGACGAGGATCTGCCGGTCGAGCTGCCGGAGTTCATCAACACGACCGGCAACCCCCTCGACGCGGCAGAGACGTGGAAGCAGACGACCTGTCCGGAGTGTGGCGCGCAAGCGACCCGCGAGACGGACACGATGGACACGTTCGTCGACTCCTCGTGGTACTTCCTGCGGTACGTCTCGCCGGACCTCGCCGACGCGCCCTTCGATCTGGACCGCGCCAACGACTGGATGCCGGTCGACCAGTACGTCGGTGGCATCGAACACGCCGTGATGCACCTGCTGTACTCGCGGTTTTTCACCAAGGTGCTCGCCGACGAGGAGGGGTTAGCGCACCGCGAGCCGTTCACGAACCTGCTCGCGCAGGGAATGGTGCAGCTCGACGGCGAGAAGATGTCCAAATCGAAGGGAAACACGGTCTCGCCGCAGCGCATCGTCGAGGAGTACGGCGCGGACACCGCACGGCTGTTCATGATGCAGGCGGCCCAACCCGAGCGTGACTTCGACTGGAGCGAGGAAGGCGTCAAGTCGACGCATCGGTTCTTGGCGCGGCTCTCCGACCTCGTCGAGGAGTACGCCGCGGGCGACGTCGAGACGGCGGGCGCGGACGTGGTCGAGCCGGGCGACGCGGCCAACGCCACCGACTTGCCGCCCGACCGCGAGACGATCGACGAGTACGTCGCGGGCGAGACCGACGCCGCCGTCGCCATCGCAGGAGACGAGTACGACGACCTAACCTTCAACGTCGCGTTGCGCGAGGCACAGGACCTAGTGGGGACGCTTCGGAGCTACCGAGAGCACGCCGAGCCGCACCCCGCGGTATACGAGCGCGGACTCGACGTCGCCGTCCGACTGCTCGCGCCCGTCGCGCCGCACCTCGCGGAGGAGCTGTGGGAGACGCTCGGTCGCGACGGGCTCGTCGTCGACGCCGACTGGCCGACTGCGACCGCCGACCGCGAGACGGTCGAGCGCCGCCGCAGACTGGTGGCGAACACCCGCGAGGACGTGCGCGACATCGTCGACGTCGCCGGGATCGACGACCCCGAGCGGATCGACGTCGTCGTCGCGCCCGACTGGAAGTACGACGCCCTCGACATCGCGCTCGACAGCGACGCCGACAACCTCATCTCCGAACTCATGCAGGAGTCGCACATCCGCGAACAGGGCGACGCCGCCGCCGACTACGGGCAGGACCTGCAGGCGAACCGCGAGGCGCTACGGGAGACGCTCGCCGGCGACGACGAGTACGACGCGCTCCGCGCGGCCGCGTGGCTGATCGAGCGGGAGTTCGACGCGCCGGTGCGAGTCGAGCGCGCCGCCGACGCCGACGAGAGCATCGTCCGGAAGGCGGAGCCGGGTCGTCCCGCGATCGACATCACAGAGTAA